A stretch of Brassica napus cultivar Da-Ae chromosome C6, Da-Ae, whole genome shotgun sequence DNA encodes these proteins:
- the LOC125588877 gene encoding uncharacterized protein LOC125588877 yields MKSHDCHVFMQRLLPFPFAELLSTNVHEALAGIGVFFSDLSIRTLKEEVVEQLQENISILLCNLEKIFPPGFFDVMEHLAVHLPYEALLRGPVHYGWMYQYERAMKYLKGKAKNLAKVEGSIIAGSLTEEVSHFTSYYFASKVCTRRRAPRRYDDGGVAPAYAVAGVPDIFSQIG; encoded by the exons atgaagagtcatgattgtcatgtctttatgcaacgactactgccctttccatttgcggagctactttcaacaaacgtacatgaagcacttgcag GTATTGGAGTATTTTTCAGTGATCTGAGCatacgcactcttaaagaagaagttgtagaacagcttcaggagaacatttccatcttattgtgcaacttggagaagatatttcctcccggattttttgacgtcatggagcatctagctgtccacctcccatatgaggcattgcttcgtggacctgtacattatggatggatgtatcagtatgagcgagccatgaaatatttgaagggaaaagcaaagaacctcgccaaagttgaaggttctataattgctggaagtttgacggaagaagtttctcacttcacatcgtactactttgcgtcaaaagtatgtacccggagaagagctccaagaagatatgatgatggtggtgttgcgccagcatatgcagttgctggtgttccagacatctttagccagattgggtga
- the LOC125588427 gene encoding uncharacterized protein LOC125588427, with protein sequence MPILNATNYTEWSMMMKVLLKIYKVWETIEPGMEDPDKNNIAIGLLFQAIPESMILQVGKQETSKGIWDAVKARNIGADLVKEARLQTLMTEFDRIKMKDSDTIDRFAEKLSEMASKSAALGKIIEENILVKKFLNSLPRNKLKAYEERILDDDQDTQGKLLYSDSYQQNNGARGRGRGRGGRGYKGRGRGRGNSQDTTNNQTQSQEKEKKDGSKIVCFRCDKNGHFASVCPERLQKIQESNNVKTEEADPALYMHEIVFLNKENLVPKKYEIKQGEEDVWYLDNGASNHMTGNVSYFSELNRNIKGKVKFGDDSYFNIEGKGSIIFQGKTGEQKLVTNIYYIPDLKSNILSLGQATEVGCDVRMKLDYLTIHDPSGRLLVRVIRSPNRLYKIKLKIGKPMCLNLKLEDESWKG encoded by the exons ATGCCCATACTGAACGCTACAAACTATACGGAATGGAGCATGATGATGAAAGTCTTACTGAAGATCTATAAGGTTTGGGAAACCATCGAACCTGGTATGGAGGATCCAGACAAGAACAATATCGCAATTGGATTATTGTTCCAAGCAATCCCGGAGTCTATGATATTGCAAGTCGGCAAACAAGAGACTTCCAAAGGGATATGGGATGCGGTCAAAGCACGCAACATAGGAGCTGATCTTGTCAAAGAAGCACGTCTACAAACCCTCATGACTGAGTTTGACAGGATCAAGATGAAAGATTCAGACACTATAGATAGGTTCGCGGAGAAGTTATCAGAGATGGCGTCTAAATCAGCGGCACTTGGAAAGATCATTGAAGAAAACATTCTAGTAAAGAAGTTCTTGAATAGTCTACCAAGGAACAA ATTAAAAGCTTACGAAGAGAGAATTCTTGATGACGATCAAGATACACAAGGAAAGCTCTTATACTCGGATTCATATCAGCAAAACAATGGAGCTCGAGGGAGAGGCCGTGGTCGAGGAGGAAGAGGATACAAAGGACGAGGAAGGGGCAGAGGAAACTCACAAGATACAACAAACAATCAAACTCAAAGTcaggaaaaggagaagaaggaCGGATCAAAGATTGTTTGTTTCCGATGTGATAAGAATGGCCACTTTGCATCCGTGTGTCCTGAGAGACTTCAAAAGATACAAGAATCAAACAATGTGAAGACAGAGGAAGCCGATCCAGCCCTCTACATGCACGAGATTGTATTCTTGAACAAAGAAAACTTGGTACCAAAGAAATACGAAATCAagcaaggagaagaagatgtttgGTACTTAGACAACGGAGCCAGCAATCATATGACAGGGAATGTGTCATATTTTTCTGAACTCAATCGCAACATCAAAGGCAAAGTGAAGTTTGGAGATGATTCGTATTTCAACATAGAAGGCAAAGGATCAATCATATTTCAAGGCAAAACTGGAGAACAAAAGCTAGTTACAAACATATACTACATTCCTGATCTCAAGAGCAACATCCTAAGTCTAGGACAAGCTACGGAAGTGGGATGTGATGTAAGGATGAAGCTAGACTACCTAACCATACACGATCCAAGCGGGAGATTGCTGGTTAGAGTAATCAGATCACCAAACAGATTATACAAGATAAAGCTTAAGATCGGTAAGCCTATGTGTCTAAATCTAAAGCTAGAAGATGAATCTTGGAAAGGTTAG